A genomic segment from Xyrauchen texanus isolate HMW12.3.18 chromosome 21, RBS_HiC_50CHRs, whole genome shotgun sequence encodes:
- the LOC127661733 gene encoding 26S proteasome non-ATPase regulatory subunit 8-like: protein MASVLKETASLYETLKGEWNKKTPNLNKCGEILSKLKISLLELNFLPTTGTKLTKQQLILARDVLEIGALWSILKKDIPSYERYMAQLKCYYFDYKEDLPESAYRHQLLGLNLLFLLSQNRVSEFHTELERLSAKDIQTNVYIRHPVSLEQYLMEGSYNKVFLAKGNIPAESYTFFIDILLDTIRDEIAGCIEKAYEQIQFSEATRVLFFSSPKKMTEYAKKRGWTQSPDGYYSFSTQHQKTEEVTIPSSELAQQVIEYARQLEMIV, encoded by the exons ATGGCGTCGGTGTTGAAAGAGACTGCGAGCTTGTATGAGACGTTGAAAGGCGAGTGGAACAAAAAGACTCCGAACTTGAACAAATGTGGCGAAATCCTGAGCAAACTTAAG ATATCCCTGCTGGAGTTGAACTTTTTGCCAACTACTGGGACCAAACTAACCAAACAGCAGCTTATTCTTGCCA GAGATGTCTTGGAGATTGGAGCACTGTGGAGCATTCTGAAGAAAGACATCCCGTCCTATGAACGCTACATGGCTCAGCTTAAGTGTTATTACTTTGATTACAA gGAGGATTTACCAGAGTCAGCCTACAGGCACCAGTTGCTGGGTCTGAACCTGCTCTTCCTGCTCTCTCAGAACAGAGTGTCTGAATTTCACACAGAGCTGGAAAGACTGAGTGCAAAAGACATCCAGACCAATGTCTACATCAGACACCCAGTCTCATTAGAGCAG TATCTGATGGAGGGGAGTTACAACAAGGTCTTCCTTGCTAAAGGAAACATCCCTGCTGAGAGCTATACTTTCTTCATAGACATTCTTCTTGACACCATTCG GGATGAGATTGCAGGTTGTATAGAGAAAGCATATGAACAGATCCAGTTCAGTGAGGCTACACGGGTGCTTTTCTTTTCTTCCCcgaaaaaaatgacagaatatgCCAAAAAA AGAGGCTGGACCCAGAGCCCTGATGGATACTACTCATTCAGTACTCAGCATCAAAAGACAGAGGAAGTGACAATCCCCTCTTCAGAGCTGGCTCAACAAGTCATTGAGTATGCAAGGCAGCTGGAAATGATTGTGTAG